A single window of Excalfactoria chinensis isolate bCotChi1 chromosome 13, bCotChi1.hap2, whole genome shotgun sequence DNA harbors:
- the MZB1 gene encoding marginal zone B- and B1-cell-specific protein, whose amino-acid sequence MQAVLVLCVALSLAARAGAEDACGGPEAPSSSHSIPAPRMSAEERLSPHMPEALRCDACHAIAFQLEGRLSRAEAKQGRKALSESDYVEVLEQSCLQDWELYGVQELNGERRLPGPGLPGQEVMSVAMMGGPWPGRLAKMCHSLVGEHGEEQLYGAHRRGPTALRELLCHGRKGPCAHLGASKAGGSAPPKALQNEL is encoded by the exons atgcaggcagtgctggtgctgtgtGTGGCCCTGAGCCTGGCAGCaagagcaggagctgaggatgCATGTGGGGGCCCCGAGGCCCCCTCCTCAtcccacagcatccctgcaCCCCGGATGAGTGCTGAGGAGCGGCTCTCACCCCACATGCCTGAAGCCCTGCGCTGCGACGCGTGCCACGCCATCGCCTTCCAG ctggaggggcGGCTGAGCCGTGCGGAGGCGAAGCAGGGCAGGAAGGCGCTGAGCGAGTCGGACTAcgtggaggtgctggagcagagctgcctgcaggactGGGAGCT TTACGGCGTGCAGGAACTGAATGGGGAGCGGCGGCTgccggggccggggctgccGGGACAGGAGGTGATGAGCGTGGCCATGATGGGGGGCCCGTGGCCGGGCAG GTTGGCCAAGATGTGCCACAGCCTCGTGGGCGAGCACGGCGAGGAGCAGCTGTACGGAGCGCACCGACGGGGTCCCACCGCGCTGCGGGAGCTGCTGTGCCACGGCAGGAAGGGGCCGTGCGCCCACCTGGGGGCGTCCAAGGCGGGGGGCTCAGCCCCCCCTAAGGCGCTGCAGAACGAGCTGTAG